AATGATTCAATGTCGAATTTGGCAACCATTCGAGCCGATAAGCGGCCAGTATATTTAGACGCTCTGCCCGATGAGATATTAGAGTTTATACTCACTTATCTGCCACCCTACAGAGATTTGGAATGTTGTAGCTTGGTTTGTAAGCGTTGGAATGCAGTTGTTAACAGTAAgtataaaatacacaaaataaaaaataaactcatATACGAATTCTATTTGAAAGATCTTATACGTCGCTCTAAATTAAACCTGCATAAAGGTCTGCTGGATTACCGATTAAGATGGGAGGTTTTTTCGCAGCAAACGGCTGCGAAAGTAGCGGcatataaaaatacaacaaaaaatttaacagcACCTCCTGCCACGCCCCCAATCATAGCTGGCCGCTTCTCACATTCTGCAGTGAGGCATGGGAATTCGATGTATGTTTTTGGTGGCGGGTCATCTTCGGATACAACATTTAATGATTTGTGGCGCTTCGATTTGTCCGAAATGATTTGGGAACGTCCGCTATCTATGGGATCATATCCTTCACCGAAGGGGAGTGCATCGATAGTTTGTTGGGGCGAACAATTGGTGTTGTTTGGCGGATGGCGCTACCCATCATTGCATCCACCCTACCAACCTTGGTGCCTGTTTGACGAACTTCATTTCTACGATTTAAATAGCAACCGTTGGACACTACGTATAACTTTACCAAGCCCACCGCCTATGGCTGGTCACTCGGCCAGTGTGCATGGCGATCGTATGGTTATCTTTGGTGGCTACCAAATTGCAGAGGGTTTGAACAGTAATTCTAATGAAACATGGTGCTTAGATCTGAACGAGTTAAAATGGTGGCAACCGCGATTTATGGGTAACACAAAACCTCCACCACGCTATGGTCAGTTTCAGTTGGTTTTAGATGAGCATCACCTGTTGATTGTTGGAGGTTGTGGCGGTCCAAATAGTGTATACTCAGACGCTTGGCTATTAGACATGTCACAAGAGGCTTGGTTATGGCGTGCTATACCGAtacgtaataaaaaatttggtgcTACTCACATGTGGTGCAATCCTGCCTGTAAGATCGGCTCAAAATTGGTTGTGCTAGGACCCACTCCTAATATGCCACAAGATTTCCAGATGATGAAGCAGATGCGAGTGCATGTGGGTGGATTTAGACGACCAGGTGGAGCACAAGGAGGTGATGTGGACGCCGAAATGCCAGCACCTCGTTACGGTGctgtgcaacaacaaaataatcgAAACAATCCTTTCGATCGACAACGACTTTTAGGAGGCGGACTGGAAATGGCTGCAATTGCACCAAATCCACCTCCTGGACAAAGACTAAACCTACAACATAGACTTGATAATGCACGATTAGTTGGTCCTGATGAGCAATATTTCGCCAATCGGCGTGCTATTCTACAACAGAATCAACAGCAGCAggctaataatatttttaataataatgataacaatagcaataataataatattcaacCGCGACGTGGCCGGCTTAGTGATTTGCATGTCAATATATCCGCTCAAAATTCACTGGCTGTCGAGGAGCGTAATCAAAACCGTCCAACTTGTTCAAACTCCATGGCACCCTCCTCTTCTAATTCATCAGCGGCCACATCAACACTTTCATCGTCATCAAGTGCATCCGTATTCCGCACTAATGGAATTCCCTCCCCACGGAACGATAACGACTCCCCTGCGCCTAATAATGGAGGAGTTGCAGCAACTGTGAGTGGTAATCATTCTAATGACATAGAAGCGGCGAATCGTTTGCAACGAAACTTAGCACTACGTTGTAGAGATAACGAACCTTTATTGCCCAAACGTTTCGATGAATTATATGAAGTGAGTACGGAAACAACTATACCTATTGTGTATAATACACAATAACgtattagtatttaaaaaattatctagATTCAATGGCTATATTCAGCTAGTAGAAATTATgagtaaattataaaattatgctCGTACCTATTAtagtattgtatttaaaaatatatatttcaggATATATTATTTATCATATTTCCAGGATCCTTTTAGAATGGCGGCATTTAACGTTCAAAGTAAGCCTCGCAGCGTTTCAAAAGACCATAATGAGCGTATACGTCGGATGGAAGAAAAGATGAATGCTTTAAGAAACTCGCGTCGTAACGCAATGATAGGAGAACCCAAGGCAATAAAAGAGCCTTCTCCAAAACGAATTAAGCGAAATGTTCTTTCGTTATTTGTATGTGATCTCTCGGCGGCAATGGATAAAGACGATCCTTATCTACAGTGGGTGGAGTATAAAAACTATGGTGTTATAGCTGGAGCTCCGGAACGATTAATACTATCCACAATGGTTGCGGGACATGGTGAACTGATATTGTTTGGTGGTGTGCATAAAGAGACACTGGGCGAGATAACACATCAGGTTTCGAACTCGGTTCATTTCCTAAGCGCGCCGcgtgaaataatttaatttatctcaAAGGTAAATAAGGTACATATGCTATAAAAtaagatttaattttatattttttgtaattttatacaaatataagcaTATCGGTTGTATTTAtctctttttgttttaataattgttcatttttttttaaataacatatacatttgttttaatcgttctatttgaatttttttacatccttttgcagaatttaaaaaataagagaaGTGTGCTGTTCGAATCTTGTTGGAAAGGAATAAGTGATATAACCACTAGTTTTCTAATCCCCTTTTAAGATATCTAACTGTGTTAGAGTTAAGAGCGTTTCACTGAGGAATTTAAAGTgtgtaataattaaaaacaaatacaaacatgCTGCCAGAAGATCGAAAAATCAAACTTATATTTCAACgcagaatataaaaaatgtaaatagtgatcaatttctatttttaaaactaaccaAGGTACATTTGATAAGTTTTTTCGTCCTTcagaataattattaaaaattattaagatcAAGTACAATCGGAATTTTGTGTGTGTGGGAAAATTAATCGGTTAAAGATCAGATTTTTATCTCTTGTGCAAAAGATATCAGCTTAATTACtagtataaaatattatacttaaaatgttccaattttctttaaatatgttcaataaaataattttgaatccATAGATTTACATTTTAAAGGTGCTTTAATTTGGCTCATCCAGACACAACTTTCGGTTCAGTGGCAGGCTAGATTCAAGTTTTATGatgaacaaaaatatgtaatatttgtCATTTGTAGCATTAACCAAAAGTTTCAAGTGATAGAAATTGTTTCAGCAGGCAATAGAAAACCTCCAAGTGAATTTCTGTTTTAAAAGAGTTTTTCATATCCTTATATATATAAGGATAGTCTGAGTTTTGAAAGTGGCAAAAAACTAGTGCCATCCATATGTAGGGCAACATCAAATCTGCATTCATCTATTCATTCCGGTTTCAGAaaggaataaagaaataaatcagGATTTATCCAGAATATAGTAAATAAGGGAATATGATATATGCATAAGAATGAAAATTTCCAATGTACTGCCctgaaatttcataaaattttgacGTGAAAAACACAGAAAACGAACTATGTGActtatcacgctgaaatttgccatgtaagcttataacagtcctaccaaaaaacaaaaaatttatttttgccatatgtcatccgcggaccgttttattgttacgtctcgttcatatttgagcagaagttatatgcgcatatgtacatatataaattcacatatttgtatttgcatatgccttcttcctgtgtgcatggtaatgaaccatttctctgttgagaataggacgatgataggaaaagtaggaaatgaattaaaaaagtcaaatcgatgatggtgcctcttagtgttgttgacatACTGACAAACTGAATTTAgcggctttatattaatttttgcttccaCATTTTAACACACGgcatttcgttttcattagtttgattagtttaaatctcacaaatcttaatattaccaagccattcacttaATTTTCGCAAACATGTAATTTCAGACTTGTCAAagtcgcgaaaaataaagtaactggtttttaatggcgccaccttaGATGTTCAATTCGCCTTGCGTTTGAATAATTGTGAATCTACAAAATGTGGTGGCACTAGAGCAGCAACTACATTTAAATGTACTTTGTTTCTGTAAATTGGAGTTTTGAATAGCAACATTTCCATGAAAAtataaacgaacaaaacaactaaaaatgAGCCATGGCACTTAGCAAAGTGGCATGAGTACTGATGATGCCGCCTTCCCAAAacagtttctttatttttcacggttttgacaagtctgacgtcaagTTCGTTGCCAATACAAAAATggcgaacaaaacaaacaaaaggagaaattatacatatgtgaaaattcagtgattgCACATTGATGCCACTTTGAGTGAATTCGCTTTGGTTTGAGAAAATAGAAAGACAAATTTTAAGAGTGTAAATACACAGTTATAATACATAAATCGAGTTCAACTCTGTGGGCATTTGTCAAATTTGTCAAAACAAGGTTGTCAATTTATCGGTAGTTCATCtaaaaaattcgaaactttTAAACACATATTGCTTCGTGATTTAAAAATTAGGGGATATTCGAAACGACTGAACTTTAGTAATATGAGAACTCCGACACAGCGTAGGAAGGGCcaaaatgatatccaactagcACGGGGACGTTTCAGAAATGTATTAAACGATGCA
The sequence above is drawn from the Anastrepha obliqua isolate idAnaObli1 chromosome 4, idAnaObli1_1.0, whole genome shotgun sequence genome and encodes:
- the LOC129246289 gene encoding uncharacterized protein LOC129246289 — encoded protein: MEGVRNEISASNESQIPATKKEKDFCSKDTFIIDNVVHKDNDSMSNLATIRADKRPVYLDALPDEILEFILTYLPPYRDLECCSLVCKRWNAVVNNLIRRSKLNLHKGLLDYRLRWEVFSQQTAAKVAAYKNTTKNLTAPPATPPIIAGRFSHSAVRHGNSMYVFGGGSSSDTTFNDLWRFDLSEMIWERPLSMGSYPSPKGSASIVCWGEQLVLFGGWRYPSLHPPYQPWCLFDELHFYDLNSNRWTLRITLPSPPPMAGHSASVHGDRMVIFGGYQIAEGLNSNSNETWCLDLNELKWWQPRFMGNTKPPPRYGQFQLVLDEHHLLIVGGCGGPNSVYSDAWLLDMSQEAWLWRAIPIRNKKFGATHMWCNPACKIGSKLVVLGPTPNMPQDFQMMKQMRVHVGGFRRPGGAQGGDVDAEMPAPRYGAVQQQNNRNNPFDRQRLLGGGLEMAAIAPNPPPGQRLNLQHRLDNARLVGPDEQYFANRRAILQQNQQQQANNIFNNNDNNSNNNNIQPRRGRLSDLHVNISAQNSLAVEERNQNRPTCSNSMAPSSSNSSAATSTLSSSSSASVFRTNGIPSPRNDNDSPAPNNGGVAATVSGNHSNDIEAANRLQRNLALRCRDNEPLLPKRFDELYEDPFRMAAFNVQSKPRSVSKDHNERIRRMEEKMNALRNSRRNAMIGEPKAIKEPSPKRIKRNVLSLFVCDLSAAMDKDDPYLQWVEYKNYGVIAGAPERLILSTMVAGHGELILFGGVHKETLGEITHQVSNSVHFLSAPREII